One genomic region from Jilunia laotingensis encodes:
- a CDS encoding arylsulfatase, which translates to MKKHLLLAGTLALGASISAQEKPNIIIILADDLGFSDLGCFGGEIHTPVLDGMAKKGVRMTQLYNSARSCPSRANLLTGLYPHQTGLGHMTGNHPNWPRGYSGFRSESDNVTIAEVLKDNGYFTAMAGKWHLGKVNPIQRGFQEYFGLLGGFDSFWNPKVYSRLPEDRTPRQYAEGEFYATNVITDYAIDFINQANDEKQPLFLYLAYNAPHFPLHAPKEMTDKYMKTYMQGWDKIRDARWKRIVKLGLMQGNPQLSPRGIVPESFMFKGPNYELPAWDSLTKDQQTDLARRMSIFAAMVDIMDQNIGRVMNTLKKNGELDNTFIIFMSDNGACAEWTEFGFDKHSGLNHHTHVGEELDQMGLPGTYHHYGTGWANVCCTPFTLYKHFAHEGGISTPCIINWGKNVKNKGGIDHQPAQFVDIMSTCLDLAKAEYPKTYQGRTIAPAVGTSLLPIVEGKQLPERYIYAEHEGNRMVRKGDWKLVSAYCKQDNWELYNIREDRTEQNDLSAKYPEKVKELEEAYFEWADRSDVLYFPKFWNESNKQSKLKFKEYKTR; encoded by the coding sequence ATGAAAAAGCATTTATTACTCGCTGGTACACTGGCACTTGGTGCAAGTATATCCGCACAGGAAAAACCGAATATAATTATCATCCTTGCAGATGACCTGGGATTTTCCGATTTGGGCTGTTTCGGAGGAGAAATACATACTCCCGTACTGGATGGCATGGCAAAAAAAGGAGTACGCATGACACAATTATACAACAGTGCCCGCAGTTGTCCTTCCCGTGCCAATCTTTTGACCGGACTCTATCCTCATCAGACGGGGTTGGGGCACATGACAGGCAATCATCCCAACTGGCCTCGTGGTTATTCCGGTTTCCGTTCCGAATCGGACAACGTAACCATCGCTGAAGTTCTGAAGGACAACGGCTATTTCACAGCGATGGCTGGAAAATGGCACTTGGGTAAAGTAAACCCTATACAGCGCGGTTTCCAAGAGTATTTCGGACTTTTGGGAGGTTTCGACTCATTTTGGAATCCCAAAGTTTATTCACGTCTACCCGAAGACCGTACCCCACGTCAGTATGCCGAAGGAGAGTTTTATGCCACCAATGTAATCACGGATTATGCCATAGATTTCATCAATCAGGCAAATGACGAAAAACAACCCTTGTTCCTGTATCTGGCTTACAACGCCCCTCATTTTCCTCTTCATGCTCCGAAAGAAATGACGGACAAATACATGAAAACCTATATGCAAGGCTGGGACAAAATACGTGATGCACGTTGGAAAAGAATCGTAAAGCTAGGACTCATGCAGGGAAATCCCCAATTGAGCCCCCGCGGCATCGTTCCGGAAAGCTTCATGTTCAAAGGACCGAACTACGAGCTTCCGGCATGGGATTCACTGACTAAAGATCAGCAGACAGACCTTGCACGCCGCATGTCTATCTTTGCAGCCATGGTAGATATCATGGACCAAAACATCGGCCGTGTCATGAACACCCTGAAAAAGAACGGGGAACTTGATAATACATTTATCATCTTTATGTCCGACAACGGAGCCTGTGCCGAATGGACTGAATTCGGTTTCGACAAACACAGCGGCCTGAACCACCACACGCACGTAGGCGAAGAACTCGACCAGATGGGTTTGCCGGGTACTTACCACCATTACGGAACCGGATGGGCAAATGTATGCTGTACTCCGTTCACCCTTTACAAGCATTTTGCTCATGAAGGCGGCATCTCCACTCCCTGCATCATCAACTGGGGCAAGAACGTGAAGAACAAAGGAGGCATCGACCATCAACCGGCACAGTTTGTCGATATCATGTCCACTTGCCTCGATCTGGCAAAGGCAGAATATCCCAAGACCTATCAAGGACGTACCATTGCTCCGGCTGTGGGAACTTCACTTTTACCAATCGTAGAAGGCAAGCAACTTCCTGAACGTTACATTTATGCCGAACACGAAGGTAACAGAATGGTTCGCAAAGGTGACTGGAAACTGGTATCCGCCTATTGCAAACAAGATAATTGGGAACTGTATAACATCCGTGAAGACCGAACGGAACAAAACGACTTGTCCGCCAAATATCCGGAAAAAGTAAAAGAGCTGGAAGAAGCCTACTTCGAATGGGCAGACCGCAGCGACGTTCTTTACTTCCCCAAATTTTGGAACGAAAGCAACAAGCAAAGCAAATTGAAATTCAAAGAATACAAAACAAGATAA
- a CDS encoding glycoside hydrolase family 31 protein, with product MKSRWLLLMFLITNLFVHAQSPSTEIAPGVFMLKAGTADSLTPLRVFKPEIKLESMKQLPVSDLPFDLYDIRIVTTDRGCQIEVPLADDEQIYGFGLQIETFEQRGLRKRPIVNDNPYGGLGLSHAPQPFYISSKGYGILVNTARYTTFLCGSNQRQKYQPSVSGRQKGEVALTTEELYKNRGNGNGVHIDIPGAKGIEVLVISGPDVKRVVQRYNLLSGGGCLPPLWGLGFKYRVKGDAVQDSVMRFANYFRENKIPCDVIGLEPGWHTAAYSCSYVWSDHFPHHRQMIQDLKQQGFKVNLWEHAYVNPAAPFYEKMKPYAGDYLVWNGLVPDFTLPEARTLFTDHHKTLMEEGISGFKMDECDNSNITKADATWGFPDMSRFPSGLDGEQMHQLFGSLYVTTLDSMYRKANHRAFQDYRASGLFMSSVPAVIYSDIYGHEDYIRMMCNAAFGGLLWCPEVRESHSPEEFFHRLQTVILSPQAMVNAWYLQYAPWLQFDRDKNNRAEFLPEAQQFEQYSRELINLRMQLIPYLYTAFFAYHQQGIPPFRPLLMDYPGDPQASKLYDQYMIGDGLMAAPLYKDTNRRTVYFPEGTWYNFNTNETYEGGKSYLIETAFNQLPLYVKSGTLLPLAEPVQFVSPTSSFQLTCKVYGSPVSPVVLLEDDGESYDYQSGAYNTITLQVDKKKVKLQRKGSYKGKRFILKSYEFIP from the coding sequence ATGAAAAGTAGATGGCTGCTATTAATGTTCTTAATTACAAACTTATTCGTACATGCACAGTCCCCGTCAACGGAAATTGCTCCGGGCGTTTTTATGCTTAAAGCCGGGACAGCAGATTCTTTAACCCCACTCCGGGTATTTAAACCGGAAATAAAGCTAGAAAGCATGAAACAACTTCCGGTCTCCGACTTACCTTTTGATTTATATGATATCCGGATAGTCACAACAGACAGAGGTTGCCAGATCGAAGTACCCTTGGCAGACGACGAACAAATATACGGATTCGGATTGCAGATAGAAACGTTCGAGCAAAGAGGGCTTCGCAAACGCCCCATAGTGAACGACAACCCTTACGGAGGACTGGGATTGTCCCATGCCCCGCAACCTTTTTACATATCCAGCAAAGGATACGGCATTCTGGTGAATACGGCCCGATACACCACCTTTCTTTGCGGTTCCAATCAAAGACAAAAGTATCAACCTTCCGTTTCCGGGAGACAAAAAGGGGAAGTCGCTTTGACCACGGAAGAACTTTATAAAAACAGGGGGAATGGTAATGGAGTACATATCGATATTCCCGGAGCCAAAGGCATAGAAGTATTGGTAATCTCCGGTCCAGACGTAAAAAGAGTGGTACAACGTTATAATTTACTCTCCGGTGGAGGCTGCTTGCCTCCGTTGTGGGGATTAGGCTTCAAATACCGTGTCAAGGGAGATGCCGTGCAGGATTCAGTCATGCGTTTTGCCAATTATTTCCGTGAAAACAAGATTCCATGCGATGTGATCGGTTTGGAACCGGGATGGCATACGGCAGCCTATTCCTGTTCATATGTTTGGAGCGACCACTTTCCCCATCACCGGCAAATGATTCAAGACTTGAAGCAGCAAGGCTTCAAAGTCAATCTATGGGAACATGCTTATGTCAATCCGGCAGCACCTTTTTATGAGAAGATGAAACCCTATGCCGGTGATTATCTGGTATGGAACGGGCTGGTTCCGGATTTCACGCTTCCGGAAGCTCGTACATTATTCACCGACCATCATAAGACATTGATGGAAGAAGGAATCAGCGGCTTTAAGATGGACGAATGTGATAATTCGAATATCACAAAAGCTGATGCAACATGGGGATTTCCCGATATGTCACGTTTCCCTTCGGGATTGGACGGTGAACAGATGCATCAGTTATTCGGTTCGCTTTACGTCACCACATTGGATAGCATGTACCGGAAAGCCAATCACCGTGCTTTTCAGGATTATCGAGCTTCCGGGTTGTTTATGTCCTCCGTTCCGGCAGTCATTTATAGTGACATCTATGGGCATGAAGATTATATACGCATGATGTGTAATGCAGCCTTCGGTGGTTTACTCTGGTGTCCGGAAGTCAGAGAATCCCATTCTCCCGAAGAGTTCTTCCACCGCTTGCAAACAGTTATTTTATCTCCGCAAGCCATGGTAAATGCCTGGTATCTGCAATACGCACCGTGGCTTCAATTTGACAGAGACAAGAACAACCGGGCGGAATTTCTGCCCGAAGCCCAACAGTTTGAACAGTATAGCCGCGAACTGATAAACCTTCGTATGCAATTGATACCTTATCTATACACAGCCTTTTTTGCCTATCATCAACAAGGCATCCCTCCTTTCCGTCCGTTATTGATGGATTATCCGGGCGACCCGCAGGCAAGCAAGCTGTATGACCAATATATGATTGGGGACGGCTTGATGGCTGCCCCCTTATATAAAGACACTAACCGACGAACCGTCTACTTCCCGGAAGGAACCTGGTATAACTTCAATACAAACGAAACCTATGAAGGGGGAAAAAGCTACCTGATAGAAACAGCTTTCAATCAACTTCCGTTATATGTCAAGTCCGGTACTCTTCTACCGTTGGCAGAGCCGGTTCAATTTGTATCCCCAACTAGCAGCTTCCAACTTACCTGCAAAGTATATGGAAGTCCTGTCTCTCCCGTAGTTCTTCTGGAAGACGATGGAGAGAGTTATGATTATCAATCCGGAGCCTATAACACCATCACTTTACAAGTTGACAAGAAGAAAGTCAAACTACAACGTAAAGGTTCATATAAAGGAAAACGGTTCATATTGAAGAGCTATGAGTTTATTCCATAA
- a CDS encoding HlyD family secretion protein has translation MKEEKNNNEIELRSDEVQEVMNKISPWIIRSGITALFFIVIILFIGCYLFKYPDVLQADITVTTENPPTYVLARVSGRLDTLYVGNHQKVSKGTFLGCIINPAVTNDVLWLMQNLQDWQRRGYSLNEGKIIFETATLQLGDIQAIYSSFVSVLLKYTHFKELNYYDKKICTEKERLADQKKYYGLIRRQHNLAEKEMKVANRIYTRDSILYVDNVLIPAEFDVSKSQYLQQLRAIETSRINLLQAEMQVRQSEENVLDVMKQWIDEEQQYQTELKNTLEQLLAKLQAWKQDYLLESPIDGIITFITVWTQKQNVQSGESLFVIVPTDMSAPKGKAFLPIQSSGKVKIGQKAHIRLSNYPEKEFGYVQGEIFAVSPVPTAEGNFIVEVSLPNGLETNYGKELPPDQELKGMADIILEDLSVLERLLAPIRQIWMHNIKGDK, from the coding sequence ATAAAAGAAGAAAAGAACAACAATGAAATAGAACTTCGTAGTGATGAAGTACAAGAGGTGATGAATAAGATCTCCCCCTGGATTATACGTTCTGGCATTACAGCACTTTTTTTTATAGTAATTATATTGTTTATCGGTTGTTATCTTTTTAAATATCCGGATGTATTACAAGCTGACATAACAGTGACAACGGAAAATCCGCCAACTTATGTATTGGCACGGGTTTCCGGGAGATTGGATACACTCTATGTAGGCAATCACCAAAAAGTGTCAAAAGGAACTTTTTTAGGCTGTATTATAAATCCGGCTGTCACGAATGATGTACTTTGGTTAATGCAAAATTTGCAGGATTGGCAACGGAGGGGATACTCATTGAACGAGGGCAAAATAATATTTGAAACGGCTACCTTGCAGTTAGGAGATATACAAGCAATATATTCGTCTTTTGTATCGGTTCTTCTTAAGTACACTCATTTTAAAGAGCTAAACTATTATGATAAAAAGATATGTACGGAAAAAGAACGGTTGGCGGATCAAAAAAAGTATTATGGTTTGATAAGACGTCAACACAATTTGGCTGAAAAGGAAATGAAAGTGGCTAACAGGATATATACTCGTGACTCGATATTGTATGTGGATAATGTTCTGATTCCTGCGGAGTTTGATGTCTCAAAAAGTCAATATTTACAACAGTTGCGGGCTATTGAGACTTCTCGTATCAATTTATTGCAGGCAGAAATGCAAGTAAGGCAAAGTGAAGAGAATGTATTGGATGTAATGAAGCAATGGATAGATGAAGAACAACAGTATCAGACAGAACTGAAAAATACATTAGAACAATTACTGGCTAAATTGCAAGCGTGGAAGCAAGATTATTTACTTGAGAGTCCAATAGATGGGATAATAACTTTTATTACCGTTTGGACTCAGAAACAGAATGTACAATCCGGAGAATCATTGTTTGTGATTGTGCCCACAGATATGTCTGCTCCTAAAGGAAAGGCGTTTTTACCAATTCAAAGTTCCGGAAAAGTGAAAATTGGACAGAAGGCTCATATCCGTTTATCTAACTACCCGGAAAAAGAGTTTGGCTATGTACAAGGAGAAATATTTGCTGTTTCTCCCGTACCTACTGCTGAAGGGAATTTTATAGTCGAAGTGTCGCTTCCTAATGGATTGGAAACGAACTATGGAAAAGAATTACCTCCGGATCAGGAACTAAAAGGGATGGCAGATATCATATTAGAAGATTTGAGTGTATTAGAAAGGTTATTGGCTCCTATAAGGCAAATATGGATGCATAACATCAAAGGAGATAAATAA
- a CDS encoding peptidase domain-containing ABC transporter: MRSFPFYTQYDTMDCGPTCLRMIAKYYGKHYSLQTLRERSFIAREGVSMLGISDAAESIGFRTSGVRISLQQLTRDVSLPCILHWNQRHFVVCYDIRKKHSGFRYYIADPASQLVSYDEAELKKCWIATQKNGEEKGMALLMEPGPDFFENEDEKMSGKRNLVFFVKYLTPYKKQLIQLVLGMLTASLLQLIFPFLTQSLVDVGIQNGNINFITLVLIAQIIISISQLSVSFIQSWILLHMNTRINISLISDFLTKLMKLPIRFFDTKMVGDTMQRIGDHNRIENFLTGSSINTLFSFVNFFIFAFVLAYYDLIILGIFLFGNALYIGWIFLFMKYRRELDVRRFTQAAGEQSSLIQLITAMQEIKLNNCEKQKRWQWERIQVKLYKIRVKGLTLGQIQQVGSIFFYQTTNVFITFIAAKAVVEGQMTLGMMMSLTYIIGQLSGPIGAFIGFAQEFQDAKISLERLNDIHGQQDEEIGISSKVSVLEGRREIRIEDLSFSYDGSNRNYVLRNLNLVIPEHRVTAIVGASGSGKTTLIKLMLGIYLPNKGEIKVGDTPLQMINPHLWRAKTGSVMQDGFIFSETIAQNIAVGEEIIDRVRLRHAVTVANIRNFIESLPLGYDTKIGMEGNGISQGQRQRILIARAVYKNPEFLFFDEATNALDANNEMEIMKNLDEFYKGKTVVVVAHRLSTVKNADNIIVLDGGIIAEEGTHAELVGMQGLYFQLVKNQLELSD; encoded by the coding sequence ATGAGATCGTTTCCTTTCTATACCCAATATGATACAATGGATTGCGGACCAACGTGTTTACGTATGATTGCGAAATATTATGGCAAACACTATTCATTGCAAACTCTTCGTGAACGTTCTTTTATAGCACGTGAAGGAGTTTCGATGTTAGGGATAAGTGATGCTGCTGAGTCAATCGGTTTTCGGACTTCGGGAGTTCGGATCTCTTTACAGCAACTGACAAGGGATGTTTCTTTGCCTTGTATTTTACATTGGAATCAACGGCATTTTGTGGTGTGCTATGATATTCGTAAAAAACATTCGGGTTTTCGATATTATATTGCAGACCCTGCCTCTCAATTGGTTTCTTATGATGAAGCAGAATTAAAGAAATGTTGGATTGCAACTCAAAAAAATGGGGAAGAAAAAGGTATGGCGTTGCTTATGGAACCGGGACCTGATTTTTTTGAGAATGAAGATGAAAAAATGAGTGGGAAACGGAATCTCGTCTTTTTTGTTAAATATCTCACTCCTTACAAAAAACAGTTGATACAACTTGTTTTGGGCATGTTGACAGCTAGTCTATTACAGCTTATTTTCCCTTTTCTGACCCAATCACTGGTTGATGTGGGGATTCAAAATGGAAACATAAATTTTATTACTTTGGTGTTGATAGCGCAAATTATAATTTCGATATCTCAACTTTCTGTCAGTTTCATCCAAAGTTGGATTTTGCTACATATGAATACCCGTATCAATATTTCTTTGATTTCTGACTTCCTGACGAAATTAATGAAGCTTCCCATTCGCTTCTTTGACACTAAAATGGTAGGGGATACTATGCAACGTATCGGTGATCACAATCGTATTGAAAACTTTTTGACAGGATCGTCCATAAATACTCTCTTTTCATTTGTAAATTTCTTCATTTTCGCTTTTGTATTAGCTTATTATGACTTGATTATTTTAGGAATCTTTTTATTCGGTAATGCTTTGTATATAGGTTGGATATTTTTGTTTATGAAATATAGGCGTGAGTTGGATGTCAGACGTTTTACACAAGCTGCCGGAGAGCAAAGTAGTTTGATTCAATTGATAACGGCTATGCAGGAAATTAAACTGAATAATTGTGAAAAACAAAAACGTTGGCAATGGGAACGAATTCAGGTAAAGTTGTATAAAATTAGGGTAAAGGGGTTGACTTTAGGTCAAATTCAACAGGTTGGTTCTATCTTCTTTTATCAAACGACCAATGTATTCATTACTTTTATAGCAGCCAAGGCTGTAGTTGAAGGACAAATGACATTGGGAATGATGATGTCTCTGACCTATATTATCGGTCAATTATCTGGGCCTATCGGGGCTTTTATTGGTTTTGCCCAGGAATTTCAGGATGCAAAGATTAGTCTGGAACGACTGAACGATATACATGGGCAGCAAGATGAGGAGATAGGAATTTCTTCGAAGGTATCGGTTTTAGAAGGAAGGCGAGAAATACGGATTGAAGATCTTTCATTCAGCTATGATGGATCGAATAGAAATTATGTATTGAGAAATTTGAACCTGGTGATTCCGGAACATCGTGTTACAGCTATAGTGGGGGCAAGTGGTAGTGGAAAAACAACATTGATAAAATTGATGTTGGGAATATATTTGCCCAATAAAGGGGAAATTAAAGTTGGTGATACACCTTTACAAATGATTAATCCACATTTATGGAGAGCAAAAACCGGCTCGGTGATGCAGGATGGCTTTATTTTTTCAGAAACGATAGCGCAGAATATTGCTGTAGGTGAAGAGATAATAGACAGAGTACGGTTGAGGCATGCTGTTACAGTAGCCAATATTAGAAATTTTATTGAATCGCTCCCTTTGGGGTATGATACTAAAATCGGGATGGAAGGAAATGGAATAAGTCAGGGGCAAAGACAGAGAATTCTTATAGCCCGCGCTGTTTATAAAAATCCGGAGTTCCTTTTTTTTGATGAAGCCACTAATGCATTGGATGCTAATAATGAAATGGAAATAATGAAAAACCTAGATGAATTTTATAAGGGAAAAACTGTAGTAGTGGTGGCTCATCGTCTAAGTACTGTTAAAAACGCGGATAACATAATTGTACTTGACGGGGGAATTATTGCTGAGGAAGGGACCCATGCGGAACTTGTAGGGATGCAAGGACTTTATTTTCAATTGGTGAAAAACCAATTAGAGTTGAGCGATTAG
- a CDS encoding thiopeptide-type bacteriocin biosynthesis protein, with the protein MQRIFILGDEWVYLKIYVNPAESDRILLDSICSLKDKLLNDGIIDKWFYLRYGDPEYHLRIRFHLVRTGHLGLLIGLFNDAIKQDIVKKYIWKIQADTYNREMERYGGELTIEFSESLFFHQSEMVLHQLNELRSNRVEEKRMWIPVIMMIDELLNIFEFSVFDKCNQFKKLTSQFLDEFNYNTKDKKYLSNKYREVKGDVYNIMNGNLFIKDCLYIKKTSTTIQKLFTKYALQKSNIKHYNIVSYIHMLINRYFDNCPRAHELVIYYILWTYYKSIIAQNAKAMS; encoded by the coding sequence ATGCAAAGAATTTTTATACTTGGTGATGAATGGGTGTACTTGAAAATATATGTAAATCCAGCAGAATCAGATAGGATACTGTTAGATTCTATTTGTTCTTTAAAAGATAAATTATTGAATGATGGTATAATTGATAAATGGTTTTATTTGAGATATGGTGATCCTGAATACCATTTGAGAATAAGGTTCCATTTGGTTAGAACAGGCCACTTAGGTTTACTTATTGGCTTGTTTAATGATGCTATAAAGCAAGATATCGTTAAGAAATATATTTGGAAAATTCAGGCCGATACTTATAATCGAGAAATGGAACGTTATGGTGGAGAACTTACTATCGAATTTTCTGAAAGCCTTTTTTTCCATCAAAGTGAAATGGTTTTGCATCAATTAAATGAACTGCGTTCTAATAGAGTTGAAGAAAAAAGAATGTGGATTCCAGTTATTATGATGATTGATGAACTCTTAAATATTTTTGAATTTTCTGTTTTTGATAAATGTAATCAGTTTAAAAAGTTGACATCTCAATTTTTGGATGAATTCAATTACAATACAAAAGATAAAAAATATTTATCAAATAAGTATAGGGAAGTAAAAGGGGATGTTTATAATATTATGAATGGAAATTTATTTATTAAAGATTGTTTGTATATTAAAAAAACAAGCACAACTATTCAAAAATTATTCACTAAATATGCTTTGCAGAAAAGCAATATTAAACATTATAATATAGTTAGTTATATACACATGTTAATTAATCGTTATTTTGATAATTGTCCTAGAGCGCATGAATTAGTTATATATTATATATTATGGACATACTATAAATCTATCATTGCTCAAAATGCTAAAGCAATGAGTTGA
- a CDS encoding lantibiotic dehydratase family protein, translated as MRIPLYSLSWLLDMMKKSDIDSLLADKRILEALYLASPSLYSEISKFRQGFLNNKDQIRFKQSIWKYVKRMSTRCTPFGLFSSFSIGNVGASTQIKMDSFKRKTRLDMTCTYVISQILERNNCLKESLLYYPNSTIFELIGDNILLYTEEIFLGAVKSHIKSSVDRSDALMMILNKAMHGQRRMDLALSIVNDDINLEEALNFIDELIDNQLLISELYPFVTGGDLLDYIIAKLKSYQVKIAELDILSRIKEKLNNIDKTKLGETLNIYSELEGLIKELGIKIDRKYLFQCDLERCYSKLSIDFKIVNQLYEALRFVNRISFYNPNVEIEDFVRRFKERYDTAEIPLLEALDDRIGIGYRSIPYLDSLIKQMPINNKHPLKGMHWDKYEQILNRKYLEALKKGENIILDEFAFSEFEEKWDDIPATISVFCELYQNGEIFFNSAGNSSACNLISRFGHSSNVEKYLVEITQKENLLSCNDILAEVVHIPFSRTGNVLQRPKLREYEIPYFCNSFAKKIILSDLMVSIKGGKVILRSKKLNRTVVPMLSTAHNYNSKDALPIYNFLGSIGLYGKRGALIFSWRGLYDIYNYFPRVQYKNVILSLAEWRINVNEMLSYIQKGTELYTRFNEWIDMNKIPQYVELCEGDNHLLLDLHSELSIGIFLSEVKKRDVVVLRESLRFQKQSIVIQDNEVYSNQFIFGFYRGNY; from the coding sequence ATGAGAATACCATTGTATTCTTTATCATGGCTATTGGATATGATGAAAAAATCCGATATTGATAGTCTTTTAGCGGACAAAAGAATATTAGAAGCTCTTTACCTTGCGTCCCCTAGTTTGTATTCTGAGATTAGTAAATTTCGTCAAGGATTTCTTAATAACAAGGATCAAATTCGTTTTAAACAATCTATTTGGAAATATGTGAAGCGTATGAGTACAAGGTGTACGCCATTTGGCTTGTTTTCTTCATTTTCTATAGGAAATGTAGGTGCTAGTACCCAGATAAAAATGGATTCTTTTAAAAGAAAAACGCGTTTGGATATGACTTGTACATATGTTATATCACAAATTCTGGAACGGAATAATTGTTTGAAAGAATCTCTATTATATTATCCTAATTCAACAATATTTGAGCTTATAGGAGATAATATTCTATTATACACTGAAGAAATTTTTTTAGGTGCTGTCAAATCTCATATAAAATCATCTGTCGATAGATCAGATGCTTTAATGATGATTCTTAATAAAGCTATGCATGGTCAGAGACGTATGGATTTAGCACTATCTATAGTGAATGATGATATTAATTTGGAAGAAGCCTTGAATTTTATCGATGAATTAATTGATAATCAGTTGTTAATTAGTGAATTATATCCGTTTGTGACTGGTGGGGATTTATTGGACTATATTATTGCAAAACTAAAATCTTATCAGGTAAAAATAGCAGAATTAGATATTTTAAGTCGAATAAAAGAAAAGTTAAATAATATAGATAAGACGAAACTTGGTGAAACTCTCAATATTTATTCTGAACTAGAAGGATTAATAAAAGAATTAGGAATAAAGATCGATAGAAAGTACTTGTTTCAATGTGATTTGGAACGATGTTATAGTAAACTATCTATTGATTTTAAAATTGTTAATCAGCTATATGAGGCGTTGAGGTTTGTTAATAGAATTTCATTTTATAATCCTAATGTAGAAATAGAAGATTTTGTCCGAAGATTTAAAGAGAGATACGATACTGCAGAAATACCACTTTTGGAAGCGTTAGATGATAGAATAGGTATAGGTTATAGGAGTATTCCTTATTTGGATTCACTTATAAAGCAAATGCCAATCAATAACAAACATCCATTAAAGGGTATGCATTGGGACAAATATGAACAAATATTGAACAGAAAATATTTAGAAGCTTTAAAAAAAGGAGAAAATATTATTTTAGATGAGTTTGCTTTTTCTGAATTTGAAGAGAAGTGGGATGATATTCCAGCTACAATCTCTGTGTTTTGTGAACTATATCAAAATGGAGAAATATTTTTTAATTCTGCAGGAAATTCAAGTGCTTGTAATTTAATTAGCCGTTTTGGACATAGTAGTAATGTTGAAAAATATTTGGTAGAAATTACCCAAAAAGAGAATCTGTTATCTTGTAATGATATTTTAGCGGAAGTAGTTCATATACCATTTTCTAGGACTGGAAATGTGTTACAGAGACCGAAACTGCGGGAATATGAAATACCTTATTTTTGCAATTCTTTTGCTAAAAAAATAATTTTATCTGATTTGATGGTTAGCATTAAGGGAGGAAAGGTCATATTGCGGTCTAAGAAGTTAAATAGAACGGTCGTGCCAATGTTGTCCACTGCCCATAATTATAATAGCAAAGATGCATTACCTATTTATAATTTTTTAGGATCTATTGGTTTATATGGAAAAAGAGGTGCGCTTATCTTCTCTTGGAGAGGTTTATATGATATTTATAATTATTTCCCACGAGTTCAATATAAAAATGTGATATTATCTTTAGCAGAATGGCGTATCAATGTCAATGAAATGTTGTCGTACATTCAGAAAGGAACAGAATTATATACACGTTTTAACGAATGGATAGATATGAATAAAATTCCCCAGTATGTAGAATTATGTGAAGGAGACAATCATCTACTATTAGATTTGCATTCAGAATTAAGCATAGGAATCTTTCTATCCGAAGTAAAAAAAAGAGATGTTGTTGTTTTGCGTGAAAGTTTGCGTTTCCAAAAGCAATCAATTGTGATACAAGATAATGAAGTATATAGTAATCAATTTATTTTTGGTTTTTATAGAGGTAATTATTAA